The DNA region TGTCCATGACTAGATCGGCGAGCAAGAAGCCGTCCCGGTCTGGCCGTCTCGAAGAGCAGCGCGTGGGTTCCTTCTCGCAGCTGCACAGATATGATCCCGATATAACTATGTTCGAGGACAATCCACTCGCCAACACCTTTCGCATTACGGAcgtttcgaagaaagctaGCAAAGAGAGCAAACGTCCAGGACTCTTCAAATGGTTCCGACGTTCCGCCCGAGATCTTCTCCACTATCCACCTCATTCTCTGGCAAACGAAGACACCACCGCTGGTTCTACCAGTGGATCGCTCCCACAACAAGCGATGGCACCCGCATCCGTACTGGCAACTCCAACAGTAAAGCAGGAGAATAGCCGGGCCCTCCTTCTTTCTACCATGGAGCTGTCACGAGACGCTCACCAAGTTTTTGGAAGTTTCCGTAATCAAGCCGCCGATCAGCAGCATTCCCCACACGGTCGTGGTGTGGTGTCCAGTAGTATTCCCACCAACTCTACAAAACCACAAGCAACGGATCCAGTGTTGGGATCCATTCTGAGAGTACCACCGCGTCAGAAAAGCGCAGCTCGCCATCCCGACGCCCCGCTGACCCGTCCTCGATCGGGTCGTTTTCGTTCGGGTTTGGCGCGGACGCAAAAAGCCCGCTCGTTCCGAGCACCACAGCCACGTCTCGTTacgccaccaccacgacgCCCGTCCACTACGCGATCTCATTCGCAGCAGAACTTGCAGAATTCTCGACGTCGCGAACAGAAAGATATTTTTGTAAACTTTTCGGAAACCCTTCACGATGATGGGGTGCCGTTGAACGTCGATTTCGGATGGACCGCCGCGGGGGGTTCGACGTCGGTCCACAGCGCCTCCGTGCACTCGGAAGGGAGTAGCAGTTTGTCGAGCGGCCCCGACAGTAACAGTCGTGCTTCACGGACATCGTCCCGGGCCTATTCCTGTCGTAAGCCCGGGCCGCAGAGCACTCTGATGGAGATTGCCCCGGGTCTGTTCCTGCCCTTGCGTACAACGGCCGAGACCTTGCAGGCTGTCCAACGTGACACCTTGCTTACACACGATTGTGTATCGTGTACGGCTGCCTTGTATTGCATGCAACAGGCGGAAGTCATTGTGTGTCCGTACTGTCGGGTCATCGAACCGTTACGGCACGGGCAGTCGGGCGGCGCCGTCGGCATGGGATTCGGTGCCAGGGACCTGTGGGAAATGCGGAACGCAATCGCTGTgaaggacgacgacgacgacgtggacgtCAAGTAAGGATGGGCCGCGATCGTTGATCGAGCGAGGTAGTGTAGCAGGTTGACCTCGTTCAAGttaatgtaactgtaaaacccTTTTCATGATCATGTCAGATTCACATCAGTAAAGCAACCAATCAATCAACTAACCAACTAACTGGAATGCAAGCTAGTAGGATTTCCAAACTGTTGCTCGCGACAAAAATGAGACCATTGCCGTATCGTCTGTACGTGCTCcgtgtgtgtgcgtgtgttGGAGTGACTCGGGACTCCCGAGTTTTCGGCTGCGCTCCCGAACGATGCTCCACCGAGTGTTTTGCCGCGATGGTGTACGTCTAGCTAGGCCGAGGCCGAACCGTTGCCGACAGCACGTTGCCGTGGTACCTCCTACCGTTTGTTGATGCATCACTCCAGCAATCGCCGACTCGATCGAAActacttcttcttctttctaaAGGATTGTTTCCAGTTACGTTTCTGCTTGCACCGAGTCTTCTAGCTATCAACGAGAGAGTGTCTGCACGTACGGTACGAAAGCCGAAGAATGGCGGACGAAGACTTGTTTGCCAGTTTGGGCGGTTCGTTGATGCGTGATTTGCTGGCGGATTTGCAAGTCGACGAAGGCGGCGACGATGCGGGTTGGTTGAGTCTCGAGCAGTTGGAACAAGAACTCGCCAATTTGGATGACACTCCTTCTTTCTTACCGATGGTACCCGAAACGGGCCCCGTCACTACAACCGCCGCGGGTTTGGTCGTCACGCAACAACAGAAAACCCTCGCGACAACCGCGGCCTGGGGATCGTCATCGTTGCCTTCCACGCAATCCTCCTCACCCACGACGAATCCTGCGCAGGACGCGTGGAGCTTGTCTCTAGAAAAGTTCACGGCTTCCGCGTTGGAAGCCGACTTTTTACAGGCCGACTCGGCACGCAAACAACAGCGACAGAAGGAACAACCCCCATCGGCAGCGGGGCCGCCCCCCGGCTTGGATTTCAGTCAAGCCGAAGAGTACAACGTTACCGAAACCGCCAGTATTGTGCGTCCTCCGGGACTAGCATCGGACAACAACCAGCGCATGCTGCAGGAAGCTGCTACCCGTCTAACGGAAGCGTCGACCGCACGGCCACCGATTCCGGCGCGGGCCCCGCCCTCCACGCCGCACAACAGTATCAGTTTTGCCCGAATGGAACGGCCCGGACCCGTCACGCCGCAGAACTCCATTTCCATTACACCCACACCGCCGCCGTCCGCCATGCCGACGCCGATTGTGACCAAGAACTTGCAACGGTCGGAACAAGCGGGACCCGTGTCGCCCATGATGCCTCCGGGAACGTCTCATCAGCAAGTCCCGCTCATGGCAAGTCCAACGCCGCCTTTTGGACCTCCCGTGCAGGTCCCGATTGCCGTTCCCTTGCCGCAGTCGGGTCCAGCCTGGCAAActccgccgccgccgccaaccCTGGTCCGTCCCGGGATGCATCCGACGGCGACCGCCCCCGTGCTGTACTGTAATCCGCACCCCCAGGCACCACCCATTCCCGCCGCTCAACTCTCGAGCAAGTACATGAGCGCGAGAGATATCTCGTACGTCGTACACGGTATTTTACGCCCCGTTCTCGCCGCCGGTGTCGCGGAATCGGACTACGACATACAGTACCTCTTGCGCCGCGGAGGTGCCGGTACCAACGTCCAAACGC from Phaeodactylum tricornutum CCAP 1055/1 chromosome 23, whole genome shotgun sequence includes:
- a CDS encoding predicted protein; the encoded protein is MNTEPSFANQRSRRLLSMTRSASKKPSRSGRLEEQRVGSFSQLHRYDPDITMFEDNPLANTFRITDVSKKASKESKRPGLFKWFRRSARDLLHYPPHSLANEDTTAGSTSGSLPQQAMAPASVLATPTVKQENSRALLLSTMELSRDAHQVFGSFRNQAADQQHSPHGRGVVSSSIPTNSTKPQATDPVLGSILRVPPRQKSAARHPDAPLTRPRSGRFRSGLARTQKARSFRAPQPRLVTPPPRRPSTTRSHSQQNLQNSRRREQKDIFVNFSETLHDDGVPLNVDFGWTAAGGSTSVHSASVHSEGSSSLSSGPDSNSRASRTSSRAYSCRKPGPQSTLMEIAPGLFLPLRTTAETLQAVQRDTLLTHDCVSCTAALYCMQQAEVIVCPYCRVIEPLRHGQSGGAVGMGFGARDLWEMRNAIAVKDDDDDVDVK
- a CDS encoding predicted protein yields the protein MADEDLFASLGGSLMRDLLADLQVDEGGDDAGWLSLEQLEQELANLDDTPSFLPMVPETGPVTTTAAGLVVTQQQKTLATTAAWGSSSLPSTQSSSPTTNPAQDAWSLSLEKFTASALEADFLQADSARKQQRQKEQPPSAAGPPPGLDFSQAEEYNVTETASIVRPPGLASDNNQRMLQEAATRLTEASTARPPIPARAPPSTPHNSISFARMERPGPVTPQNSISITPTPPPSAMPTPIVTKNLQRSEQAGPVSPMMPPGTSHQQVPLMASPTPPFGPPVQVPIAVPLPQSGPAWQTPPPPPTLVRPGMHPTATAPVLYCNPHPQAPPIPAAQLSSKYMSARDISYVVHGILRPVLAAGVAESDYDIQYLLRRGGAGTNVQTPSKADPVDGKSQDRQEKTSEWSKKQHVLGHVAKTNVARPRALIAQPVKTDEEEAGKENMEHKARAALWKARIYCDQAHLAFMQVVEIWKAATPGGVPPSLQPHLIKLMKCLGITHNEAYEADPKSLQLLLKLTKGRVLLSRVLEQALLPSKAVFALLPVTLTILYESKPDETDDRLFAALARVVQTVPALPLSGSILPSIKAAQTHNPAALSTTCRIQAVHALLQRGNQAASEDPSRQDEWKQAENDFMESMSGL